The Micromonospora sp. Llam0 genome includes a window with the following:
- a CDS encoding ABC transporter permease, whose protein sequence is MLSIAVSELTQIFRNRLVLVTSLIMPIVVSGYFIYQHESFAALGSLGYIAGVVVFTVGAFGLYATTVTTLASRRQNLFLKRLRSTTASDPQILAGLLTPATVIALVQVTGILTVLAVVTGQPANIPLLAAAVVATTIMLIGLGLATAGLTNSPEHAQVTTLPVSLGIIAVMSWVGIGGTEDLTLLKRLLPGGAATELVVDAWNGGVAVTDSLALLAPTLGWVVVAVALAARLFRWEPRR, encoded by the coding sequence ATGCTCTCCATCGCCGTCAGTGAACTGACCCAGATCTTCCGGAACCGGCTCGTGCTGGTCACGAGTCTCATCATGCCCATCGTGGTCAGCGGGTACTTCATCTACCAGCACGAATCATTCGCGGCGCTGGGCAGCCTCGGGTACATCGCCGGGGTGGTGGTGTTCACCGTGGGCGCGTTCGGGCTGTACGCCACCACGGTGACCACGTTGGCCTCCCGCCGGCAGAACCTCTTCCTCAAACGGCTGCGCTCCACCACGGCGAGCGACCCGCAGATCCTCGCCGGACTGCTCACCCCGGCCACCGTCATCGCCCTGGTCCAGGTCACCGGGATTCTGACCGTGCTGGCCGTGGTCACCGGCCAGCCGGCGAACATCCCGCTGCTGGCGGCGGCCGTCGTCGCGACGACGATCATGTTGATCGGTCTGGGGTTGGCCACCGCAGGGCTGACGAACTCACCCGAGCACGCCCAGGTGACCACGCTGCCGGTCAGCCTCGGCATCATCGCCGTGATGAGCTGGGTGGGTATCGGCGGCACCGAGGATCTCACCCTGCTCAAGCGGCTGCTTCCCGGCGGCGCGGCCACCGAACTGGTCGTCGACGCATGGAACGGCGGCGTCGCCGTGACGGACTCGCTGGCCCTGCTGGCGCCCACCCTCGGCTGGGTCGTCGTCGCCGTCGCGTTGGCCGCCCGGCTGTTCCGCTGGGAACCGCGCCGCTGA
- a CDS encoding ABC transporter ATP-binding protein, with the protein MSTTSVIDVEHLNVAYGDFHAVKDLSFQVRRGELYALLGTNGAGKTSALETIEGHRTATSGVVRVFGQRPGDRAAVRPRMGIMLQESGFSPDLTVRESVRLIGKLSQRVDHVDRVLDLVGLTGKAGTLVAQLSGGEKRRLDFATAVYGAPELIFLDEPTTGLDIQSRDGLWGVIDNLRADGSTVVLTTHYLEEAQQRADRIGLMHQGTLHREGTVAELTQSLPAVIHFSLPGPAPTPALPLPAEQGDGGALRIETLDLQRDLHTLLRWADDHAVQLRGLEAGPTRLDDVFRAVGTE; encoded by the coding sequence ATGTCCACCACATCAGTCATCGACGTCGAACACCTCAACGTCGCCTACGGCGACTTCCACGCCGTCAAGGACCTTTCCTTCCAGGTACGCCGGGGCGAGCTCTACGCCCTGCTCGGCACGAACGGGGCCGGGAAGACCTCGGCGCTGGAAACCATCGAAGGTCACCGGACGGCGACCTCGGGAGTGGTGCGGGTCTTCGGGCAGCGCCCCGGTGACCGGGCAGCCGTACGGCCCAGGATGGGCATCATGCTCCAGGAGAGCGGATTCTCCCCGGACCTCACCGTGCGGGAATCGGTCCGGCTGATCGGGAAACTCAGCCAACGGGTCGACCACGTCGACCGGGTGCTCGACCTGGTCGGCCTCACCGGTAAGGCCGGCACCCTGGTCGCCCAGCTCTCCGGCGGGGAGAAACGGCGGTTGGATTTCGCCACCGCCGTGTACGGGGCACCGGAGCTGATCTTCCTGGACGAGCCGACCACCGGGCTGGACATCCAGTCCCGCGACGGACTGTGGGGCGTCATCGACAACCTGCGTGCGGACGGCTCGACCGTCGTGCTCACCACGCACTACCTGGAAGAGGCCCAGCAGCGCGCCGACCGGATCGGTCTGATGCACCAGGGCACCCTGCACAGGGAGGGGACCGTCGCCGAGCTGACCCAGTCCCTGCCGGCCGTCATCCACTTCTCCCTCCCGGGGCCGGCGCCGACCCCGGCGCTACCGCTGCCGGCGGAGCAGGGCGACGGCGGCGCGCTGCGTATCGAGACCCTCGACCTGCAGCGGGATCTGCACACCCTGCTGCGCTGGGCAGACGACCACGCCGTGCAGTTGCGTGGCCTCGAAGCCGGGCCGACCCGGCTCGACGACGTGTTCCGCGCCGTCGGCACCGAATGA
- a CDS encoding sensor histidine kinase: MPEHTEPTRRRLRKLNLVMLVPPLAAGGAAVVVVDSRTWWDAVILASGVVAALVAFERWTARDLSRFAPFCLIVTAAVWPLGVLVIDSPGASYGLTLVGSLVVPYLKRYRAAAAVGLVGYVAAVGATRLLVSSDDVSDVLLQYVVLPAGAVAVITGLMFPNKRFYDVVEELQESRKREAELAVFRERVRFASDLHDIQGHTLHVVKLKIALARKLVRTDPDRVDSELREIYSLVSDTIKQTKELAYAQRRLNLSAELENAKNLFEAAGIRVRVDREAEVDTRADELLGQVLRETTTNILRHAQATQVKITLSGSGITVVNDGAPQTPLPELHGLATLRDRVADSAGELTVEQTDGRFLTAATFPRPGTAPMEDR, translated from the coding sequence ATGCCCGAGCACACCGAGCCCACGCGGCGACGGCTGCGCAAACTCAACCTCGTCATGCTGGTCCCGCCGCTTGCGGCCGGTGGGGCGGCCGTGGTGGTCGTCGACTCCCGCACCTGGTGGGACGCCGTCATCCTGGCCTCGGGCGTGGTCGCGGCGCTGGTGGCCTTCGAGCGGTGGACGGCACGCGACCTGTCCCGGTTCGCACCGTTCTGTCTGATCGTCACCGCTGCTGTCTGGCCCCTCGGCGTACTCGTGATCGACAGCCCGGGAGCGTCGTACGGCCTGACCCTCGTGGGCTCCCTCGTCGTCCCCTATCTGAAGCGGTACCGGGCCGCGGCAGCCGTCGGTCTCGTCGGCTACGTCGCCGCGGTGGGCGCGACGCGGCTACTGGTGTCGTCCGACGATGTCTCCGACGTCCTCCTGCAGTACGTCGTCCTGCCCGCCGGCGCCGTCGCGGTCATCACCGGCCTGATGTTTCCGAACAAGCGGTTCTACGACGTCGTCGAGGAGCTGCAGGAGTCCCGAAAGCGCGAGGCGGAGCTGGCCGTCTTCCGGGAACGCGTCCGGTTCGCCAGCGACCTGCACGACATCCAGGGCCACACCTTGCACGTGGTGAAGCTGAAGATCGCGTTGGCCCGCAAACTGGTCCGTACCGACCCCGACCGGGTCGACAGCGAGCTGCGGGAGATCTACTCCCTGGTCAGCGACACCATCAAGCAGACCAAGGAGCTCGCCTACGCGCAGCGGCGGCTCAACCTGTCCGCCGAGCTGGAGAACGCCAAGAACCTCTTCGAAGCCGCCGGCATCCGGGTCCGCGTCGACCGTGAGGCCGAGGTCGACACCCGGGCGGACGAGCTGCTCGGCCAGGTCCTGCGCGAGACGACGACCAACATCCTGCGGCACGCCCAGGCCACCCAGGTGAAAATCACCCTGTCCGGCTCGGGCATCACGGTCGTCAACGACGGCGCACCGCAGACTCCGCTGCCCGAGCTGCACGGCCTGGCCACACTGCGGGACCGGGTGGCTGACAGCGCCGGTGAGCTCACCGTGGAGCAGACCGACGGGCGTTTCCTGACGGCTGCGACCTTCCCGCGCCCCGGCACCGCCCCGATGGAGGACCGATGA
- a CDS encoding response regulator transcription factor codes for MTTVVLADDEVLLRKAMAALLPLEGDITVLAEAADGASAIEATLHHRPDVLVIDLEMPGVDGLGAVAQIRQDRPEQVILMLTRHARPGVLRRALKLGVQGFVSKSAEPAHIASVIGTLHAGKRWIDPDVSALAVIDDCPLTDREVDVLRATGDGYSVADIAVRLHLAEGTVRNYLSNAMQKTQTRTRHDAARYAREHDWL; via the coding sequence GTGACCACCGTGGTGCTCGCCGACGACGAGGTCCTGCTCCGCAAGGCGATGGCCGCGCTGCTCCCGCTCGAAGGCGACATCACCGTACTCGCCGAAGCCGCCGACGGCGCGTCGGCTATCGAGGCGACCCTGCACCACCGGCCCGACGTCCTCGTCATCGACCTGGAAATGCCCGGCGTGGACGGGCTCGGCGCCGTCGCCCAGATCCGGCAGGACCGGCCCGAGCAGGTCATCCTGATGCTCACTCGGCACGCTCGACCGGGCGTGCTGCGCCGCGCGCTCAAACTCGGCGTCCAGGGCTTCGTCAGCAAGTCGGCCGAGCCCGCGCACATCGCCTCGGTCATCGGCACCCTGCACGCGGGCAAGCGGTGGATCGATCCGGACGTCTCCGCGCTCGCCGTCATCGACGACTGCCCGCTCACTGACCGGGAGGTCGACGTGCTGCGGGCCACCGGCGACGGCTACTCGGTAGCCGACATCGCCGTCCGGCTCCACCTCGCCGAAGGCACCGTACGCAACTATCTGTCCAACGCGATGCAGAAGACCCAGACCCGGACCCGGCACGACGCGGCCCGCTACGCCCGCGAACACGACTGGCTCTGA
- a CDS encoding VIT family protein, with translation MSAEGTGAGWPGTIHLGEPHGGGISTRLNWLRAGVLGANDGIVSTAGLVVGVAGATIATGPVLTAGVAGVAAGAVSMALGEYVSVSSQRDSERALLAKERTELERFPEQELDELTAMYVAKGLTAGTARLVAEELTAKDAFAAHADIELRIDPDSLTNPWHAAAASAIAFTIGSLLPLIAILLPPPDARVPVTFAVVLLTLAVTGAVSARLGSARVGRAMVRLVAGGALAMAVTFAIGQLVGATVL, from the coding sequence ATGAGTGCCGAAGGTACGGGAGCCGGCTGGCCCGGCACGATTCACCTGGGTGAACCGCACGGCGGCGGGATCTCCACCCGGTTGAACTGGTTACGGGCCGGAGTGCTCGGCGCCAACGACGGCATCGTGTCGACGGCGGGTCTCGTCGTGGGGGTGGCCGGCGCGACCATCGCCACCGGCCCGGTCCTGACAGCGGGGGTCGCAGGGGTGGCGGCGGGCGCCGTTTCCATGGCCCTGGGCGAGTACGTTTCGGTGAGCAGCCAACGTGACTCCGAACGGGCGCTGCTGGCGAAGGAGCGCACCGAGCTCGAACGGTTCCCCGAGCAGGAGCTGGACGAGCTGACCGCGATGTACGTCGCGAAGGGGCTGACCGCCGGGACCGCCCGGCTGGTGGCGGAGGAGCTGACCGCCAAGGACGCCTTCGCCGCGCACGCAGACATCGAGTTGCGGATCGACCCGGATTCGTTGACCAACCCCTGGCACGCGGCCGCCGCCTCGGCGATCGCCTTCACCATAGGGTCACTGCTGCCGCTGATCGCGATCCTGCTGCCACCACCCGACGCGCGGGTCCCCGTGACGTTCGCGGTCGTGCTGCTCACCCTCGCGGTGACGGGTGCGGTGAGCGCGAGACTTGGCTCCGCCCGCGTGGGTCGGGCGATGGTCAGACTCGTCGCCGGTGGTGCCCTGGCCATGGCCGTCACCTTCGCCATCGGGCAACTCGTCGGCGCGACAGTGCTCTAA
- a CDS encoding cell wall metabolism sensor histidine kinase WalK: MTGDPTAVFGPLGRRLLAAFAAVALSSVAMLTVAALIGTDRGLATAERANREAAAARTAVAAADGYPATGGWAAADLTAARAVAEAAGAQLVIRDATGAMVWPGRAPAGSGPMRGAHHNATGTVATATVRVAGQDVGTVELLFGRAPETGGRAVAWQWVAAAGAAALLLALAVSWYVARRLSVPLVAVTRAARAFAGGDRAVRARLRAPGELGELASAVDAMADQVTQAEQVRRQLSADVAHELRTPLTSLQAGLEELRDGLAEPDPARLARLHDQSLRLGRVVEDLAELSAAESSALSLRRADVDLADIVTAALDGHESRLRSAGLHVDRDIHSPVPVHADPDRLHQAVTNLLTNTARYCRPGDQVQVSVDTVDHHARIRVVDTGPGIEPADLPHVFDRFWRGRNSRSTGGAGIGLAVVRELVVAHGGTVDAQSRPGHGSTFTIRLPLAPAMPAGNLG; the protein is encoded by the coding sequence GTGACCGGTGACCCGACCGCTGTCTTCGGCCCGCTCGGCCGACGGCTGCTCGCCGCGTTCGCCGCAGTGGCCCTGTCCTCCGTCGCCATGCTGACCGTCGCCGCGCTCATCGGCACCGACCGGGGACTGGCCACCGCCGAACGCGCCAACCGCGAAGCGGCCGCCGCCCGTACGGCGGTAGCCGCCGCCGACGGCTACCCTGCCACCGGTGGCTGGGCCGCCGCCGACCTGACCGCCGCACGGGCCGTCGCCGAGGCGGCCGGCGCGCAACTGGTGATCCGGGACGCCACCGGCGCGATGGTGTGGCCCGGCCGGGCTCCCGCCGGCTCCGGCCCCATGCGGGGCGCCCACCACAACGCCACCGGCACCGTGGCGACCGCCACCGTCCGGGTCGCCGGGCAGGACGTGGGAACAGTCGAACTCCTCTTCGGCCGCGCACCGGAGACCGGTGGGCGCGCGGTCGCCTGGCAGTGGGTCGCCGCCGCTGGCGCTGCTGCGCTGCTGCTCGCCCTGGCCGTGAGCTGGTACGTCGCCAGGCGGCTCAGTGTGCCGCTGGTCGCGGTGACCCGGGCCGCCCGTGCCTTCGCCGGCGGTGACCGGGCCGTGCGCGCCCGGCTGCGCGCACCCGGTGAGCTCGGCGAACTCGCCAGCGCGGTCGACGCGATGGCCGACCAGGTGACGCAGGCGGAACAGGTGCGTCGGCAGCTGTCGGCCGACGTCGCCCACGAGCTGCGTACCCCGTTGACCTCGCTGCAGGCCGGTCTGGAGGAGCTGCGCGACGGTCTGGCCGAGCCGGACCCGGCCCGGCTGGCCAGGTTGCACGATCAGAGCCTGCGGCTGGGCCGGGTGGTGGAGGATCTCGCCGAGTTGTCGGCGGCCGAGTCCTCGGCGTTGTCGCTGCGCCGCGCCGACGTCGACCTCGCCGACATCGTCACCGCCGCGCTCGACGGTCACGAGTCCCGGCTGCGCAGCGCCGGCCTTCATGTCGACCGTGACATCCACTCTCCGGTCCCGGTACACGCCGACCCCGACCGGCTCCACCAGGCCGTCACCAACCTGCTGACCAACACCGCCCGCTACTGCCGACCGGGCGATCAGGTCCAGGTCAGCGTCGACACCGTCGACCACCACGCGCGCATCCGGGTCGTCGACACCGGACCCGGCATCGAACCCGCCGACCTGCCGCACGTCTTCGACCGCTTCTGGCGGGGCCGGAACAGCCGGTCCACCGGCGGTGCCGGCATCGGTCTCGCGGTGGTCCGCGAACTCGTCGTGGCACACGGCGGCACCGTAGACGCGCAGTCGCGGCCCGGCCACGGCAGCACATTCACCATCCGGCTTCCGCTGGCCCCGGCTATGCCGGCCGGTAACCTCGGTTGA
- a CDS encoding response regulator transcription factor — protein MAGTVLVVEDDREIRELLRRYLERAGLQAHTTHSGAEAVRLLDEGGIDLVVLDLGLPDVDGLDVLAAARTHGDVPTIVLTARSGVEDRIRGLQHGADDYVTKPFSPTELVLRVQAVLHRLRGGATEPGPASYGAGRLRIDEARHEAWLAGRLLELTPTEWGLLTTMASAPGRVFSRYELVNRVRGYEFAGYERTIDSHVKNLRRKLAADPGEIIATVLGVGYRLVLDRDR, from the coding sequence ATGGCCGGCACGGTGCTTGTCGTCGAGGACGATCGGGAAATCCGCGAGCTGCTGCGCCGTTACCTGGAACGGGCCGGTCTGCAAGCCCACACCACCCACTCCGGAGCCGAGGCCGTCCGCCTGCTCGATGAGGGCGGCATCGACCTGGTCGTACTCGACCTTGGACTGCCTGACGTCGACGGCCTCGACGTGCTGGCCGCAGCCCGCACCCACGGCGACGTGCCGACCATCGTGCTGACCGCCCGCAGCGGCGTGGAGGACCGCATCCGGGGACTACAGCATGGCGCCGACGACTACGTCACCAAACCGTTCAGCCCCACCGAACTTGTCCTACGGGTGCAGGCCGTTCTGCACCGCCTACGCGGCGGTGCGACGGAGCCGGGACCGGCCTCGTACGGAGCCGGTCGGCTACGGATCGACGAGGCCCGGCACGAGGCGTGGCTGGCCGGCCGCCTGCTGGAGCTGACCCCGACCGAATGGGGGCTGCTGACCACAATGGCGTCCGCGCCCGGCCGGGTGTTCTCCCGCTACGAACTGGTCAACCGGGTCCGGGGCTACGAGTTCGCCGGCTACGAACGGACCATCGACTCGCATGTGAAGAACCTGCGCCGCAAGCTCGCCGCCGACCCGGGCGAGATCATCGCGACCGTGCTCGGCGTCGGATACCGGCTGGTCCTCGACCGTGACCGGTGA
- a CDS encoding DUF2202 domain-containing protein — translation MNRKTRLATALVAGGVLTAGAVAVTAPAIAGAGPFGNPSVSTSWSGPVSGMGPGAAGNDMGRAGNGMGTASRDGSCLYPSADAPSGTLSEQQKATLAAMAQEEKLAGDLYRAFADEYPAVVFDRIAAAEDQHLAAVRTLLDRYGLSDPTADQPAGQFSDPAVQATYDRLLAEGLTSQSAAFGVGQQVEQADIDSLQQALTGLSAADVTRVYQHLLAASQHHLTAFTTWATR, via the coding sequence ATGAACAGGAAGACTCGGCTGGCGACGGCGCTGGTGGCCGGCGGTGTGCTCACCGCCGGGGCGGTGGCGGTGACGGCACCGGCGATCGCCGGCGCGGGGCCGTTCGGCAACCCGTCAGTGAGCACCTCGTGGTCCGGCCCGGTGTCCGGCATGGGCCCGGGAGCCGCTGGCAACGACATGGGAAGGGCTGGCAACGGCATGGGGACGGCTTCCCGTGACGGCAGTTGCCTGTACCCGTCGGCGGACGCGCCGTCCGGCACGTTGAGTGAGCAGCAGAAGGCCACCCTGGCCGCCATGGCGCAGGAGGAGAAGCTCGCCGGTGACCTGTACCGGGCGTTCGCCGACGAGTACCCGGCGGTGGTCTTCGACCGCATCGCGGCGGCCGAGGACCAGCACCTGGCGGCGGTGCGTACCCTGCTGGACCGGTACGGGCTCAGCGACCCGACCGCGGACCAGCCGGCCGGTCAGTTCTCCGACCCGGCCGTGCAGGCGACCTACGACCGGCTGCTGGCCGAAGGTCTGACCAGCCAGAGCGCTGCGTTCGGCGTCGGGCAGCAGGTCGAGCAGGCCGACATCGACAGCCTGCAGCAGGCCCTCACCGGGCTCAGCGCGGCCGACGTGACCCGGGTGTACCAGCACCTGCTGGCCGCCTCGCAGCACCACCTGACCGCGTTCACCACCTGGGCTACCCGGTAG
- a CDS encoding bifunctional 2-polyprenyl-6-hydroxyphenol methylase/3-demethylubiquinol 3-O-methyltransferase UbiG, translated as MTSSPPVETPGIVIGNHTQKYTAKNPAIRWLTARWVTRLEQMLDRVAADPGAAGTSHALEVGCGEGVIANHLASRWSRVTALDLPDAGLRDQWRQRPGPHYLHADAHRLPFEDNRFDVVVAAEVLEHLPDPERGLAEIARVGAGHLVLSVPREPIFRSCNLLAGRYVRDLGNTPGHLNHWSTRSFVRFVSTVAEVRAVSKPFPWTVVWATLRTRP; from the coding sequence ATGACCAGCTCACCGCCGGTCGAGACTCCCGGCATCGTCATCGGCAACCACACGCAGAAGTACACCGCCAAGAACCCGGCCATCCGGTGGCTCACCGCCCGCTGGGTGACCAGGCTGGAGCAGATGCTGGACCGGGTCGCGGCCGACCCGGGCGCCGCCGGCACCAGCCACGCGCTCGAAGTGGGCTGCGGCGAGGGGGTCATCGCCAATCACCTGGCCTCTCGCTGGTCCCGGGTGACCGCCCTGGATCTACCCGATGCCGGACTGCGGGACCAGTGGCGGCAGCGGCCGGGACCGCACTACCTGCACGCCGACGCACACCGCCTTCCGTTCGAGGACAACCGGTTCGACGTGGTGGTCGCGGCAGAGGTGCTGGAGCACCTGCCGGACCCGGAGCGCGGGCTGGCCGAGATCGCCCGGGTCGGCGCCGGCCACCTGGTGCTGTCGGTGCCGCGCGAACCGATCTTCCGGTCCTGCAACCTGCTCGCCGGGCGGTACGTGCGCGACCTCGGCAACACCCCCGGGCACCTGAACCACTGGTCGACCCGGTCCTTCGTCCGGTTCGTCAGCACGGTGGCCGAGGTCCGTGCAGTCAGCAAGCCGTTCCCGTGGACCGTGGTGTGGGCCACTTTGCGGACCCGCCCGTGA